A region of Polynucleobacter sp. JS-Mosq-20-D10 DNA encodes the following proteins:
- a CDS encoding CopD family protein, giving the protein MGNAYLWTKTFHIVLIASWFAGLFYLPRIFVNLADEKNPEVYARLLGMANRLFRFMTILAVPAVLLGLALWLHFKIGAGEVWMSAKMFFVLLVIGYHHACWGLLKKFRNGVNTHSGVWYRWFNEAPVLLLLIVTALVVIKP; this is encoded by the coding sequence ATGGGTAATGCATATTTATGGACCAAGACTTTTCATATTGTCTTGATTGCTTCTTGGTTTGCTGGTTTGTTTTATCTCCCACGTATCTTTGTGAACTTGGCTGATGAAAAAAATCCCGAGGTCTATGCTCGCCTTCTTGGTATGGCTAATCGCTTATTTCGATTTATGACAATATTGGCGGTACCTGCCGTATTGCTTGGCCTTGCTTTGTGGTTGCACTTCAAAATAGGTGCTGGTGAGGTATGGATGAGTGCCAAGATGTTCTTTGTACTTTTAGTGATTGGCTATCACCATGCGTGTTGGGGCTTGCTCAAAAAGTTCCGTAATGGTGTTAATACCCATTCCGGAGTTTGGTATCGTTGGTTTAACGAGGCGCCAGTCCTCCTGCTATTGATTGTGACGGCGTTAGTAGTAATTAAGCCTTGA
- a CDS encoding YqgE/AlgH family protein has protein sequence MAYSADHLANQFLIAMPGMVDPNFAGSVIYLFEHTERGAMGLVINRPTELDMGALFEKIEVKLEAEPVSEQPVYFGGPVQIERGFVLHEPTTEVAYSSSLAVPGGLTMTTSKDVLEAVAIGSGPSKFLMTLGYAGWSAGQLEEEITLNGWINVPLSQNQMIEIIFNTPSSQRYERTMGLLGFDPSHLSGEAGHA, from the coding sequence ATTGCTTATTCTGCTGATCATCTAGCAAACCAATTCCTGATTGCTATGCCTGGGATGGTCGATCCCAATTTTGCAGGTTCAGTGATCTACCTTTTTGAGCATACCGAACGGGGTGCGATGGGCTTGGTAATCAATCGCCCGACCGAACTCGATATGGGTGCCTTATTTGAAAAAATTGAGGTCAAGTTGGAGGCTGAGCCAGTATCTGAACAACCGGTCTATTTTGGTGGTCCGGTGCAAATTGAGCGTGGTTTTGTCTTGCACGAACCCACTACAGAGGTGGCTTACAGCTCTTCCTTGGCCGTTCCAGGTGGTTTGACCATGACGACATCTAAGGATGTGCTTGAGGCAGTGGCAATAGGTTCTGGACCCAGTAAGTTCTTAATGACTTTAGGTTATGCGGGTTGGAGTGCAGGTCAGCTCGAAGAGGAAATTACCCTTAATGGTTGGATCAATGTTCCCTTATCCCAGAATCAAATGATTGAGATTATTTTTAATACTCCCTCTAGTCAGCGCTATGAGCGGACGATGGGTCTTTTGGGGTTTGATCCATCCCATCTATCTGGCGAGGCAGGGCATGCCTGA
- a CDS encoding symmetrical bis(5'-nucleosyl)-tetraphosphatase: MSKIYAIGDIQGCAPSLKMLVKKLPTKSKMIFLGDLVNRGPDSLGTLRYLKQLQEEKRIECILGNHDLHLLAVDAGIRKTKGLDTVQPILDAPDRAELINWLRHRPMALSNGKVLTVHAGVLPQWDLQQTIECAQEVEKALRKKSYKDFLANMYGNTPNKWSNALKGYERLRVITNALTRIRFCTPTGMMEFESKEGFEDGPKGYVPWFKTPKRKTQDSLIYFGHWSTLGLLREENVIGLDTGCVWGGKLTAMEIPISGKNNTQLEIIQVAGYDHPLRM; this comes from the coding sequence ATGAGCAAGATCTATGCCATAGGAGATATTCAAGGGTGCGCGCCATCTCTGAAGATGCTCGTCAAAAAACTCCCCACTAAGTCAAAGATGATTTTTTTGGGCGACCTTGTCAATCGTGGTCCAGACTCTTTAGGTACCTTGCGATACCTCAAGCAATTACAAGAAGAAAAACGTATTGAATGCATTCTCGGAAATCACGACCTGCATTTACTTGCAGTAGATGCCGGCATCCGAAAAACTAAAGGGCTGGATACCGTACAACCCATTCTAGATGCGCCTGATAGAGCCGAATTAATAAATTGGCTGCGCCATAGGCCAATGGCTCTGAGCAATGGAAAAGTGCTCACTGTTCATGCGGGAGTTCTACCCCAATGGGATCTTCAGCAAACAATTGAATGTGCGCAAGAAGTAGAAAAAGCACTTCGCAAAAAATCCTATAAAGATTTTTTAGCGAATATGTATGGCAATACCCCGAACAAGTGGAGCAATGCGCTTAAGGGCTATGAGCGTTTACGTGTCATTACCAATGCACTAACCCGTATTCGTTTTTGTACTCCAACAGGCATGATGGAGTTTGAAAGTAAAGAAGGTTTTGAAGATGGTCCCAAAGGCTATGTCCCTTGGTTCAAAACTCCCAAACGAAAAACGCAAGATTCCCTCATTTACTTTGGGCACTGGTCCACCCTTGGGTTACTTCGAGAAGAGAATGTGATTGGGTTAGATACCGGCTGTGTTTGGGGAGGCAAGCTCACGGCGATGGAAATTCCGATATCCGGGAAAAACAATACACAGCTTGAGATCATTCAGGTGGCCGGCTACGATCACCCCCTTCGGATGTAA
- the hemL gene encoding glutamate-1-semialdehyde 2,1-aminomutase: MGKNDILFERAQKTIPGGVNSPVRAFRQVGGTPRFVSKAKGPYFWDAEGTRYIDLIMSWGPMIAGHANPEVVEAVKRAAETSFSYGAPTEGEIELAERICQLVPSIEQVRMVSSGTEATMSALRLARGYTGRDLIIKFEGCYHGHADSLLVKAGSGLLTFADSTQNAPSSGGVPHDLVKHTLVLPYNDVAALKEVFNKQGDQVAAVIIEPFAGNMNLIKPSTEFLSTLRQLTSQYGSVLIYDEVMTGFRVALGGAQSLQSITPDLTCLGKVMGGGMPMAAFGGKKEIMSKLAPLGNVYQAGTLSGNPVAVAAGLKTLEIISREGFYDCLTGQTEKLMSGLKLAADEAGVPFAVDSVGGMFGFYFANEVPTSFEAVTKTDIEAFKKFFHLMLDQGVYLAPSAYEAGFTSITHDNGILDEIIAAAKASFQKL; encoded by the coding sequence TTGGGAAAAAATGACATCTTATTTGAGCGCGCACAAAAAACAATTCCTGGGGGTGTGAATTCTCCAGTACGTGCCTTTCGTCAGGTAGGCGGTACACCGCGTTTTGTTTCTAAAGCTAAAGGCCCTTATTTCTGGGATGCTGAGGGTACACGCTACATTGATTTGATTATGTCTTGGGGCCCCATGATTGCGGGTCATGCAAATCCAGAAGTGGTTGAAGCAGTCAAGCGAGCTGCGGAAACCAGCTTTAGCTACGGCGCCCCTACCGAAGGTGAAATTGAATTAGCGGAACGTATCTGCCAGTTGGTTCCTAGTATTGAGCAAGTACGGATGGTATCGAGTGGAACCGAAGCCACTATGAGTGCGCTGCGTCTTGCACGTGGCTATACGGGTCGCGATCTCATCATTAAGTTTGAGGGTTGCTATCACGGTCATGCTGATAGCTTGCTCGTGAAAGCAGGCTCTGGCCTCTTGACCTTTGCAGATTCAACTCAAAATGCACCTTCTTCTGGCGGTGTGCCACATGATCTAGTGAAACATACTTTGGTATTGCCATATAACGATGTGGCAGCACTAAAAGAAGTATTTAATAAGCAGGGCGATCAGGTGGCTGCGGTGATTATTGAGCCGTTTGCTGGCAATATGAATCTCATAAAGCCATCAACAGAATTTCTATCGACATTGCGTCAGTTGACGAGCCAGTATGGCAGTGTATTAATTTATGACGAGGTCATGACGGGCTTTCGAGTTGCTTTAGGTGGCGCCCAATCTCTACAGAGTATTACTCCCGATCTCACATGTCTTGGTAAGGTCATGGGCGGTGGCATGCCGATGGCTGCTTTCGGCGGTAAAAAAGAAATCATGTCTAAATTAGCTCCGCTAGGTAACGTTTATCAGGCGGGTACCTTATCAGGTAATCCGGTGGCTGTAGCTGCAGGCTTAAAGACCCTAGAGATTATTTCTAGAGAAGGTTTTTATGATTGCCTTACAGGTCAAACTGAAAAGCTCATGTCTGGTTTAAAACTTGCTGCGGATGAAGCAGGCGTCCCTTTTGCGGTTGATAGCGTGGGCGGTATGTTTGGCTTTTACTTTGCCAATGAAGTCCCAACTTCTTTTGAGGCAGTCACTAAAACCGATATCGAGGCGTTTAAGAAATTCTTTCACTTGATGCTGGATCAAGGCGTGTATTTAGCGCCATCTGCGTATGAAGCTGGATTTACTTCTATTACTCATGACAATGGCATTCTTGATGAGATTATTGCTGCAGCTAAAGCTTCTTTTCAAAAGCTCTGA
- a CDS encoding glutamate-5-semialdehyde dehydrogenase — protein MSDSTNTIQHIMQDIGRRARQASRAMARASSEQKNQALLHIAKLVRERSEEIVRVNALDVARAKTNGQDAAFIDRLTMTPKTIESMALGLEQIVSLADPIGKISALQKQASGIELGQMRVPLGVIGIIYESRPNVTIDAAALCLKSGNAVILRGGSEAIDSNTLLAQFIQEGLDAAHLPMDAVQVVTTTDRVAVGEMITMTEYIDVIVPRGGKSLIARLMAEARVPMIKHLDGICHTYIDAEADIAMAIKICDNAKTQRYAPCNAMETLLVNKTIAPQVLPALCKIYQDKGVELRVDGQTRSTLEAAGFKDLVNATEEDWQTEYLAPILSIKTVADIDEAMSHIEQYGSKHTDAIITNNQAQANRFLREVDSASVMVNASTRFADGFEYGLGAEIGISNDKLHARGPVGLDGLTSLKYIVMGHGEIRT, from the coding sequence ATGAGTGACTCAACAAATACTATCCAGCACATAATGCAAGATATTGGCCGACGTGCTCGCCAGGCATCACGCGCAATGGCGCGAGCATCAAGCGAACAGAAAAATCAGGCCCTATTGCATATCGCAAAGTTGGTTCGTGAGCGCTCTGAGGAAATTGTCCGAGTGAATGCGCTCGATGTTGCTCGAGCAAAAACCAATGGTCAAGATGCGGCGTTTATTGATCGCCTCACCATGACGCCAAAGACCATTGAATCTATGGCCTTAGGTTTGGAGCAAATCGTTTCTCTAGCTGATCCAATCGGCAAGATCAGTGCTTTACAAAAGCAAGCATCCGGTATTGAGCTTGGGCAGATGCGAGTGCCTTTGGGCGTGATTGGCATCATTTATGAGTCTCGTCCGAATGTGACGATTGATGCTGCTGCACTGTGCCTCAAATCTGGGAATGCTGTGATTTTGCGCGGAGGTTCAGAGGCGATTGATTCAAACACATTGCTGGCACAGTTCATTCAAGAGGGTTTAGATGCTGCTCACTTGCCAATGGATGCTGTCCAAGTTGTGACAACTACAGATCGTGTTGCTGTTGGCGAAATGATCACCATGACTGAATATATTGATGTGATCGTTCCACGTGGTGGTAAGAGTTTGATTGCCCGTTTGATGGCAGAAGCGCGCGTGCCAATGATCAAGCATTTGGACGGAATCTGCCATACCTATATTGATGCAGAGGCGGATATCGCAATGGCAATCAAGATTTGCGATAACGCGAAGACTCAGCGCTATGCGCCTTGCAATGCAATGGAAACACTCTTAGTCAATAAAACCATTGCACCTCAAGTGTTGCCAGCTCTTTGTAAGATCTACCAAGATAAGGGTGTGGAGTTGCGCGTTGATGGTCAAACCAGAAGCACTCTTGAGGCGGCGGGTTTTAAAGACTTAGTCAATGCCACTGAAGAAGATTGGCAAACAGAATATTTGGCACCAATTTTGTCGATTAAGACTGTTGCGGATATAGATGAGGCAATGAGCCATATTGAGCAATATGGTAGTAAACATACCGATGCCATCATTACCAATAATCAAGCGCAAGCCAATCGTTTCTTGCGTGAAGTCGATAGTGCCAGTGTGATGGTCAATGCTAGCACCCGTTTTGCCGATGGCTTTGAGTATGGCCTGGGTGCTGAGATTGGCATCTCGAATGATAAGCTGCATGCCCGTGGACCTGTAGGGCTAGATGGCCTCACTTCTCTCAAATACATCGTCATGGGTCATGGCGAAATTCGTACTTAA
- a CDS encoding acyltransferase family protein has translation MSSIKYIPAIDGLRAIAVLSVILFHAFPQFVPGGYIGVDIFFVISGYLITNIIFTQASNGRFSFKDFYARRIRRIFPALIVVLIVAYALGWFVMLADEFKQLGKHIGAGAGFIANWAYWLESGYFDELHELKPLLNLWSLGVEEQFYIFWPCIILFLLKFKQNLRGALFLLVGTSFLINILLIKDHQSATFYLPFSRFWELGLGGILALEKDAINKWNINSLSIFIIGAVAICVPMFFLSPQSLFPGWAALTPVLGTAFILSSIHRGGFGNSLLSNKVLVYLGLISYPLYLWHWPVFSFSRLMKGAPLSLLESAALLLTSVFLAFLTYFLLEKRVRHQGVKTVVVLCVLLGAIGFQGWNTFARGGLEYRLRKTIQIPAEQKRDFIKWEDKGMLPKGDCDPGFIYPEAHVCAQSNWEKGADIVVVGDSHAFSAYWGIAKAYENNHVVKLLGQGGCIPFLEGGSFGIYSSCTENINAQLAWIANNSDVKTVFIIHRNRILSSDDQRSQLMASTKKTFDLLLGSGKRVIYVYSVPELDFEPRLCVGELPLGRKNPVDSCNYPLARELDRYSNYRKTVKEVLSQYPSISTFDPSDVLCKDGICKAVIEDRVMYTDSNHLSESGSSLQGAAIKKQLPLR, from the coding sequence GTGAGCTCTATAAAATACATACCGGCCATTGATGGCTTAAGAGCAATTGCGGTTTTATCTGTCATCCTCTTTCATGCATTTCCACAGTTTGTTCCTGGAGGATATATCGGTGTTGATATCTTTTTTGTAATTTCTGGATATCTCATTACCAATATTATTTTTACGCAAGCTAGCAATGGAAGATTTTCATTTAAAGATTTTTATGCACGACGTATTCGTCGAATTTTCCCCGCCTTAATCGTTGTTTTAATCGTAGCTTACGCATTAGGTTGGTTTGTAATGCTGGCCGATGAATTTAAGCAGCTCGGTAAGCATATTGGTGCTGGTGCGGGATTTATTGCGAACTGGGCATACTGGCTAGAGAGTGGCTACTTTGATGAGCTCCATGAACTGAAGCCCCTACTAAATCTCTGGTCTCTAGGGGTAGAAGAGCAGTTCTATATTTTTTGGCCATGCATCATTTTATTTCTCTTAAAGTTTAAGCAGAATTTACGCGGCGCTTTATTTTTACTTGTCGGCACATCATTTCTAATTAATATTTTGTTGATTAAAGATCATCAGTCGGCCACATTCTATTTGCCCTTTAGCCGCTTTTGGGAGTTGGGATTGGGTGGAATTTTAGCGCTTGAAAAAGATGCTATCAATAAGTGGAATATAAACTCGTTAAGCATTTTTATTATTGGTGCCGTAGCAATTTGTGTTCCCATGTTTTTTCTATCCCCTCAGTCTTTATTCCCGGGATGGGCTGCACTAACTCCAGTGCTGGGAACTGCTTTTATCTTAAGCAGCATCCATCGCGGTGGTTTTGGTAATAGTCTTCTCTCGAATAAGGTGCTCGTTTATTTGGGGTTGATTAGCTACCCTTTATATCTCTGGCATTGGCCAGTGTTCAGTTTTTCAAGATTAATGAAGGGTGCACCTCTTTCATTATTGGAAAGCGCTGCTTTATTGCTTACCAGCGTTTTCTTGGCTTTCCTAACCTATTTCTTACTTGAAAAACGAGTGCGCCATCAAGGCGTCAAGACGGTTGTTGTTCTTTGCGTATTGTTGGGTGCAATCGGTTTTCAGGGGTGGAATACTTTTGCTCGGGGTGGATTGGAATATCGCTTGAGAAAAACCATTCAAATTCCTGCGGAGCAGAAGAGAGATTTTATCAAGTGGGAAGATAAGGGGATGCTACCTAAGGGCGATTGTGATCCCGGATTCATTTATCCAGAGGCTCATGTCTGTGCACAAAGCAATTGGGAGAAGGGTGCTGATATTGTGGTTGTGGGAGATAGCCATGCTTTTAGTGCCTACTGGGGCATTGCTAAGGCCTATGAAAATAATCATGTCGTTAAATTATTAGGGCAGGGCGGGTGCATACCATTTCTTGAAGGAGGCTCATTTGGCATCTACTCTAGCTGTACTGAAAATATCAATGCTCAGCTCGCGTGGATTGCAAATAATTCAGATGTGAAAACGGTATTTATCATTCATCGTAATCGCATCTTGTCCTCGGATGATCAGCGGTCGCAGCTTATGGCTTCAACAAAAAAGACTTTTGATCTTTTGCTGGGCAGTGGGAAGCGGGTAATTTATGTGTATTCCGTGCCTGAATTAGATTTTGAGCCACGACTATGTGTGGGGGAGCTCCCACTTGGAAGAAAAAATCCAGTGGATTCCTGTAACTACCCTTTAGCAAGAGAATTAGATCGTTACTCTAACTACAGAAAAACTGTCAAAGAGGTATTGAGTCAATATCCTAGTATTAGCACTTTTGATCCCTCTGATGTTTTGTGTAAGGATGGGATTTGTAAGGCTGTTATTGAAGATCGTGTAATGTATACCGATTCCAATCACTTGTCTGAATCTGGATCAAGCTTGCAGGGTGCTGCAATAAAAAAACAACTCCCCTTACGCTAG
- a CDS encoding deoxyribodipyrimidine photo-lyase, with product MNKALVWLRRDLRLYDNAALHHALKNNDQVWLAFIFDTDILDPLKVKDLDTSGLKHDRRVDFIWQGLKQIDAQLRKQGSGLIVQFGKPTTCIPKIAETLGVNSVYTNHDYEPSAIARDESVARSLEKLGIELETFKDQVIFEKKEILTNSNTVFSIFTPYKNNWLKTLQEKDIAAYDCDPKKGQLAAIPKSLETPFLSLESMGFSPTGIEAYLPPGSEGAQSFLEDFLRRIDQYQIGRDFPAIKGVSYLSTHLRFGMLSIRGLVREAHRRMLAGSMGATIWLSELIWRDFYFMILANHPRLAEGAAFKPDYDNIEWESGATAKKLFKAWCDGKTGYPLVDAAMCQLNQSGYMHNRLRMVVASFLTKDLGIDWRWGEMYFAKHLNDFELSSNNGGWQWASSSGCDAQPYFRIFNPITQSQKFDPEGKFIRRYLPQLDKLSKKSIHAPWEAGHIELEAAGILLGRDYPLPVVNHDEARKKTLVRYSVVKKVSPETSPD from the coding sequence ATGAACAAAGCTCTCGTTTGGCTCCGTCGTGATTTACGCCTATATGACAATGCCGCGCTTCATCACGCTCTAAAAAATAATGATCAAGTTTGGCTAGCGTTTATCTTCGATACCGATATTCTGGATCCACTGAAAGTCAAGGATCTAGATACAAGCGGCCTCAAACATGATCGCCGTGTAGACTTTATATGGCAAGGCCTAAAGCAAATCGACGCACAATTACGTAAGCAAGGTAGCGGACTGATTGTTCAGTTTGGCAAGCCCACAACGTGTATTCCGAAGATTGCTGAGACTTTGGGTGTCAATAGCGTTTACACCAATCATGACTATGAACCATCGGCAATTGCCCGCGATGAATCTGTAGCAAGATCACTAGAGAAACTTGGTATTGAATTGGAGACCTTCAAAGATCAAGTGATCTTTGAAAAGAAAGAAATTCTCACCAATTCCAATACGGTGTTCTCCATCTTTACGCCCTATAAAAATAATTGGCTCAAGACGCTACAAGAAAAAGATATTGCTGCTTATGATTGCGATCCCAAAAAGGGTCAGTTAGCTGCCATCCCCAAATCATTAGAAACGCCCTTCCTATCCCTAGAATCCATGGGCTTTAGCCCGACTGGGATTGAAGCCTATCTTCCACCAGGATCTGAGGGTGCTCAGAGCTTCTTGGAAGACTTCCTTCGCCGCATCGATCAGTACCAAATCGGCCGAGACTTCCCTGCCATTAAAGGTGTGAGCTATCTCTCCACACACCTACGCTTTGGCATGCTCTCTATTCGAGGCTTGGTACGGGAGGCTCATCGCCGCATGCTTGCTGGCAGTATGGGTGCAACAATCTGGTTAAGCGAACTGATCTGGCGTGATTTTTATTTCATGATTTTGGCTAATCACCCACGCCTTGCTGAGGGTGCAGCCTTCAAACCAGACTACGACAATATCGAATGGGAAAGTGGTGCTACTGCTAAGAAGTTATTTAAAGCTTGGTGTGATGGCAAAACAGGTTATCCATTAGTAGATGCCGCTATGTGCCAACTCAACCAAAGTGGCTATATGCATAACCGCCTACGTATGGTGGTTGCCAGCTTTCTTACTAAGGATTTGGGAATTGATTGGCGCTGGGGTGAAATGTATTTTGCAAAACACCTCAATGACTTTGAACTGTCCTCCAATAATGGTGGATGGCAATGGGCATCTTCTTCGGGATGCGATGCCCAGCCCTACTTCCGCATCTTTAACCCCATTACCCAATCCCAGAAGTTTGATCCCGAGGGAAAATTTATCCGCCGCTACTTGCCTCAACTAGACAAGCTTTCCAAGAAATCCATTCATGCGCCTTGGGAGGCTGGACATATTGAGTTAGAAGCGGCTGGCATTCTTTTAGGACGAGACTATCCCCTGCCGGTTGTTAATCATGATGAAGCACGCAAAAAGACCTTAGTGCGTTATAGCGTCGTCAAAAAGGTCAGTCCAGAAACTTCACCTGATTAA
- a CDS encoding rubredoxin: MEFKTYMCLICGWVYDEAAGLPEEGIAPGTLWKDVPMNWTCPECGARKEDFEMMAI, translated from the coding sequence ATGGAATTTAAAACATATATGTGCTTAATTTGCGGCTGGGTCTACGATGAAGCTGCTGGTTTACCTGAAGAGGGTATTGCGCCAGGTACGCTTTGGAAAGATGTACCCATGAACTGGACCTGTCCTGAGTGTGGTGCACGCAAAGAAGACTTTGAAATGATGGCGATCTAA
- a CDS encoding YdcF family protein, with protein sequence MDTLFFVFSKIVQFCIEPLNWVIVFVVLSLLLLSLRKPHLCKRFLLLALADLLLVGWLPTSGVFLRSLEDAIPKIQAAQMSEADFGGIIILGGAIEGGEIALDRGEISIGSAAERVTKAFELIRKYPDLPFIFSGFSGRLSPVGLSEADAFKQLVAEQSLPDKNAHYENKSRNTYENVVLMKPMILKLGAKSAKEADAPPKPWLLITSASHMYRSVKIFQKQGIAVIPVPVDYQTGNRLHWGSFDLMGGAKQWNNLLHEMVGLLAYWITGKI encoded by the coding sequence ATGGACACCTTATTTTTTGTTTTCTCTAAGATTGTGCAGTTTTGTATAGAGCCTCTGAACTGGGTAATTGTTTTTGTAGTTCTCAGTTTGTTATTGTTGAGTCTTAGAAAACCGCATCTATGCAAACGATTCTTGCTTTTAGCTTTGGCAGACTTGCTGCTGGTTGGATGGTTGCCTACTTCCGGGGTCTTTTTAAGATCTCTTGAAGATGCCATACCCAAGATTCAAGCTGCGCAGATGTCAGAGGCGGACTTTGGTGGGATCATTATTTTGGGCGGTGCGATTGAGGGTGGTGAAATTGCCCTGGATCGAGGTGAGATCTCTATTGGATCTGCTGCTGAGCGGGTTACCAAAGCCTTTGAATTGATTCGGAAGTACCCCGATCTACCCTTCATCTTTAGTGGCTTCTCTGGTCGCCTATCGCCCGTTGGGTTGTCTGAGGCGGATGCCTTTAAGCAATTGGTTGCTGAGCAGAGTTTGCCAGACAAAAATGCCCATTATGAAAATAAATCCCGCAATACTTACGAAAATGTCGTATTGATGAAGCCCATGATCTTGAAATTGGGGGCTAAAAGCGCCAAAGAGGCTGATGCACCCCCAAAACCTTGGCTGCTAATTACTTCGGCGTCACACATGTACCGATCAGTAAAGATTTTTCAAAAACAAGGGATTGCGGTCATTCCCGTTCCAGTGGATTACCAAACGGGGAATCGATTGCATTGGGGCTCTTTTGATCTGATGGGGGGTGCCAAGCAGTGGAATAACCTCCTGCATGAGATGGTAGGTCTTCTAGCCTACTGGATTACCGGAAAGATCTAG
- the ruvX gene encoding Holliday junction resolvase RuvX has protein sequence MPEGIQKGVELTVMAFDFGTRRIGVAVGNTLTCLGQPIKTIAESSSEAAFRVIEGLLKEWQPNRLVVGLPCHPDGAEHEMSAKARRFGNQLHGRFHLPVEWVDERYTSAVLEGDPDMRDNLDAQSAALILEQYFLEKNWIS, from the coding sequence ATGCCTGAGGGCATTCAGAAGGGCGTAGAGTTGACAGTCATGGCCTTTGACTTTGGGACACGGCGTATTGGTGTAGCCGTCGGAAATACCCTCACTTGCCTAGGCCAGCCAATTAAAACGATCGCAGAGTCATCTAGTGAAGCTGCATTCAGAGTCATTGAGGGGCTTTTGAAGGAATGGCAGCCCAATCGCCTAGTAGTCGGATTACCTTGCCATCCCGACGGGGCCGAGCATGAAATGAGCGCCAAGGCCCGCCGCTTTGGCAATCAGTTGCATGGACGCTTTCATTTGCCGGTGGAGTGGGTTGATGAGCGCTATACCTCGGCTGTTTTAGAGGGAGATCCAGACATGCGAGACAATTTGGATGCGCAGTCTGCGGCCTTAATTTTGGAGCAGTATTTTCTTGAAAAGAATTGGATCAGTTGA
- a CDS encoding class I SAM-dependent RNA methyltransferase, with translation MRFFVVCPGGLEVPLAQELASIAQRPECKALGAWVIDPTPTSPTGGVGLAAPISAAMALNLHSRIASRVLLQMAESPYRQEEDLYKLASGLAWEEWFSSKQTLRVDVTAHRSPLKSLNFATLKIKDAIVDRLRDVTGDRPSIDTAFPDVRVQAHLTATHVTIYLDTSGEALFKRGWRDEKGDAPLKENLAAGILSITGWKPSQTLFDPMCGSGTFLIEAAQMALAIPPGAIRAGMYGDDAKPSRLAYRPLVTSAHGFGFQRLKPFNEAAEQKRWGSLKEAAQIEMMDKRKQFPDSESLRISGGDINERLVAMFKGNWQRAQLPGLPVTRQIDALASRPPVHAQDGVMLLNPPYGERLVIQGGRGQDRAMGGDTERDSYEQAEEPEDRYAFNLETGRQSAKRSSRESLKKLQALEEQDPKFVEFLRQFGQHLKDAFGGWNVFVLTADMALPGQLRIKESKRTPLFNGPLECRLFKFEMHQKRDAASDLK, from the coding sequence ATGAGATTTTTTGTTGTTTGTCCAGGCGGACTGGAAGTGCCTCTTGCACAAGAGCTAGCAAGTATTGCGCAGCGCCCAGAATGCAAAGCCTTGGGGGCTTGGGTGATTGACCCAACACCTACAAGCCCTACAGGAGGAGTAGGTTTGGCCGCTCCAATATCGGCTGCGATGGCTTTGAACCTGCATTCTCGGATTGCGAGTCGAGTATTGCTACAGATGGCGGAATCGCCATACCGCCAAGAAGAAGATTTATATAAGTTGGCTAGTGGTTTAGCTTGGGAAGAATGGTTTTCCTCTAAGCAAACTCTGCGCGTTGATGTGACTGCCCATCGTTCTCCACTCAAGAGTCTGAACTTTGCAACCTTGAAGATTAAGGATGCAATTGTTGATCGTTTGCGTGATGTCACTGGCGATCGTCCAAGTATTGATACCGCATTTCCGGATGTGCGGGTACAAGCCCATCTGACTGCAACGCATGTCACTATCTATTTGGATACTTCTGGTGAGGCCTTGTTTAAACGTGGCTGGCGTGATGAAAAAGGTGACGCACCTTTAAAAGAAAATCTCGCAGCAGGTATCTTGTCGATTACTGGCTGGAAACCATCGCAAACTTTATTTGATCCGATGTGCGGTAGTGGCACCTTTTTGATTGAGGCCGCTCAAATGGCTTTGGCTATTCCGCCGGGAGCTATTCGGGCGGGGATGTATGGTGATGATGCTAAGCCTAGTCGATTGGCTTATCGCCCATTAGTAACTTCCGCTCATGGGTTTGGGTTTCAGCGACTCAAGCCATTTAATGAGGCTGCTGAACAAAAGCGTTGGGGATCTCTGAAAGAGGCTGCTCAGATCGAGATGATGGATAAGCGCAAACAGTTCCCAGATTCAGAATCTTTACGCATTAGTGGTGGCGATATTAATGAGCGCTTGGTAGCCATGTTTAAAGGTAACTGGCAGCGTGCTCAGTTGCCGGGGTTGCCAGTAACACGTCAAATTGATGCTTTAGCAAGTAGGCCACCAGTACATGCTCAAGATGGTGTGATGCTATTGAACCCGCCTTATGGTGAACGCTTAGTGATCCAGGGTGGACGAGGTCAAGATCGCGCTATGGGTGGCGATACGGAGCGCGACTCTTATGAACAAGCTGAAGAGCCAGAAGATCGCTATGCCTTTAATTTGGAAACAGGCCGTCAGAGTGCTAAACGCTCTAGCCGCGAGTCTCTCAAAAAGTTACAAGCTCTAGAAGAGCAGGATCCTAAGTTTGTCGAGTTCTTAAGGCAGTTTGGCCAGCATCTCAAGGATGCTTTTGGCGGCTGGAATGTCTTTGTATTAACGGCGGATATGGCGTTACCAGGACAGTTGCGTATCAAGGAATCTAAGCGCACCCCTTTATTTAATGGCCCCCTAGAATGTAGATTGTTTAAGTTCGAGATGCATCAAAAACGTGATGCTGCATCCGATTTAAAATAA